The Triticum aestivum cultivar Chinese Spring chromosome 3A, IWGSC CS RefSeq v2.1, whole genome shotgun sequence genome includes a region encoding these proteins:
- the LOC123060838 gene encoding uncharacterized protein, whose product MLPASHPLLYACAFRDSALVAELAHDPDAGGAGTGDLPALAAALAASAPPHHRYVTHSTAGRAHALLLAPPLALAAVSLAPQLPASHLLLFLRRLRCLPEFRMREEMARLALRLPFPNEEALAREAADVAAAEAEAEEATRREAELARGTPKREHGARGGAGRAWRRQLWLIVLVDLVLLGVLFAAWLAVCRGFSCIGR is encoded by the coding sequence ATGCTCCCGGCCTCGCACCCGCTGCTCTACGCGTGCGCCTTCCGCGACAGCGCCCTCGTCGCCGAGCTCGCCCACGACCCGGACGCCGGGGGCGCCGGCACCGGCGACCTGCCGGCGCTCGCCGCCGCGCTCGCTGCTTCGGCGCCTCCGCACCACCGCTACGTCACCCACTCCACGGCGGGGCGGGCGCACGCGCTTCTCCTCGCCCCGCCGCTCGCGCTCGCCGCGGTCTCGCTCGCGCCGCAGCTCCCGGCGTCCCACCTCctgctcttcctccgccgcctgcGATGCCTCCCCGAGTTCAGGATGCGCGAAGAGATGGCGCGTCTGGCGCTCCGCCTGCCGTTCCCCAACGAGGAGGCGCTCGCGCGCGAGGCTGCTGACGTCGCTGCCGCTGAGGccgaggcggaggaggcgacgcGGAGGGAGGCTGAGCTCGCGCGGGGGACGCCCAAGCGGGAGCATGGAGCTCGCGGTGGCGCCGGGCGGGCGTGGAGGCGCCAGCTCTGGCTGATCGTCCTCGTGGATCTCGTGCTCCTCGGTGTACTCTTCGCGGCCTGGCTCGCCGTGTGCAGGGGTTTCAGCTGCATTGGCCGGTAA